The genomic stretch GTTGATGCCAAAACAGATGAAAGGAGTCAATTTGGAGAGCGAGTCACTCCTTGAGATGGCGTCGCAGATGGACTCAGATACTAGAGTCATTCTCGACGTGGGCGCACAGATTATTGACCTTGATAACCTTCAATTTGCCGAAACATGGCTCAAGCGTTATCACAATGATAGTGTCCACGCTGTCGTCTTCTTTAATGAAGCAGATGAGTTGATGGTGCTGGACAGATCGAACAAGGTTGAACCTCTACAGATATCGCCATTTGCTACTCAATTAGATCAATGCCTCGTCTTCCTTGATGAGGCCCACACGAGAGGCACTGATCTTAAACTGCCTGCAAATTATCAGGCAGCAGTAACGCTCGGCGCGAATTTGACTAAAGACAAGCTTGTACAAGGTAAGGAGTACAGACTTTTACTCAAAACTATGAGTGTATTCGTTGCTTACTTGTGTAATAGCATGTATGCGGATGAGAAAACTTGGACGAGGACAATCTGTCGTGTTTTGCATTCCAAGAGATATTGAACAAAAGATCCAAGCACAACGAGACCCCAACTCTTCTACCGAAGAAATCTCAGTCTCTGATGTTTTATGCTGGGCAATATCTGAGACTTGGCGTGACCTTCGACGGATGGTCCCTTTATGGCTAACGCAGGGCGTCCGGCACTACGAACAAGAGGCTCTCTGGaacgagagagaagacaaaTTATACAAAGAACAATGGGCCGAGGAATTTCTTGAACCTGAAGCTCAAAATCTCGACTCCCGCTATCGACCAAGAACTGGCTCTGAATCAGCTCAACTACTTGAACGAGCTACACCCGCCGTGAAGTTACAGTTCCAACGGCGCTGCGAAGAATTCGGTTTGATAGAATTTCGAAGTTCATCACTtcaagaggaacaagagagGGAGCTTTCGCCCGAGACTGAACAGGAACGGCAGGTCGAGCAGCCTTCCCATGCCCTTGCCCACAAACACACATGCCACCCAGATCTCCGCTCTTTTATCAGGCTTGGAGAAATCCCGGTAGGATCCGGCGCGTTTAAGCCTGCTTTCCAGGCTCTAAAAAGAACTTCGGCGGTTCAGTACTTTGACCTACGCGAGTTTCCTAGTGGCATATGGGTGACTGAGGACTTTTCGAAGACGGTCAAGCCGGAGAACATGCCTGATGACGGCATGGACCTCTTCCAGCGGCCGGTGCAATGGATCTTGACAAGTAGATTGGGTTGGTCGACTACAGTTAGTCGTCTTGTCATAATAAGTCCGTGGGAAGCGCACGAGCTTATGCCGGATATCGAAGCATCCATGTCCGTCACTTTGCATTTATATGCGCCGAGGAGTAATCTTGGATTCCGGCCGCTGGACCATTTAACGTTGTATACAGTGCCTCAAAGACGGAAGAAGCCAGTTATTCCGCCTAATATGATGGCTGAACTGAACATCTTTGCAGGCCAGCTCTATTTGTCGTCCTTTAAGGAATATGTCGAAGTGTGCACCAAGTTGGGCCTTGCCTGGAGCCCTGCTGATGACTCCGTTGTTCTCGGACCTGATGGCTTCATTCCGGCTGGAGTGAACAGTGGACTTCTTGTGAACAAGTCGGAGTTTACGAAGAGTCCTGTGCAGTTTATCAAGGTGTTGGTTACAAAGATTCGGCGGAACTGCGAGACTGTTGAGAAGACGCATATAGGGAAGATATTGGATGGGGTTTTGCTGACGGAGGAAGATTTTGAGGAAGATTTTGAGATTTGAATTGGGTTTCGCCATGTTGTGTTGTGTTGAGTTTTGTCTACTTTATCTGCTTTATCTGCTTTCTCTGCTTTAAACAGTCATTGACTTATATAGTATTTGGACAATTTATAGCGTTACTGTATCTGACTGGATATTAACAATGAAAAAAACAATTAATGAATATCCTGCCATGTCTATACATCCGAcattggatttttttttctcaacaaCATGTAAGACATTTGACTGGAAAGTTTTATCTCTCGTTTAGTCTGTTGGTGTTTTGCTGTAGCCGGCTttagtacatgtacccaagtacaagtacctgcCCAGATGCCCCTGCGCCACCAGACTTAGCGCCCAGCCAGTAGCTTATCCTTCCTTATCTTATCAGTTTTTTTTACGCTGATAACCAAAAATTCTTCGACATATCGATCCCGCCAAAGGCGAAACCCAAATTCCATACACCAGAAACTGCACCTTTTGCGCTGCAACCAGTCGCAAAAATGGTGAAACGAAAAGTCGCCGCGCTCGAGAAGATCGATGCCGATTTGTACGTTCAATTGCATTTACATGCGCCTATAGTCCCTCAATATGCTAACAATTTGTTCCCAGCGCGAGTCTTCAGTACAAAATCCGGCGAGACCCAAAGTAAGCTCTTCGTCACCGTCTGCTCATCTTTACTACAGACTATTGCTTATAcgttttttcctttgtctaGATCTTACAAGGATGATTTCATGAAGCAATGGGGCCAATATGAAGCCCAGCGCGAAATCTTCTTCATGTCACCGACGACGGTCGCCGCCGACTCGGTCGAGTCTTTCCACAACATGATCGACCTCATTGCGCACGTTGCCGACTGCTATCCCGAAGAGACTCGCACATTCCCGGACGATCTAAAGACCATTGTCTCTGAAAACCATGAGACGCTTCACCCTGAGCTGAGAGAAAAGGTCGTCGGGAgtctggtgctgctgcgacgaAAAGAAGTCATCGACTCGGCTGCTCTGCTGACGACGCTGTTCCCGATCCTCGTGTCCTCGCGAAGCAAGTCGATGCGCGCGATGCTCTTCCAGAAAATCCTCAACGACTTGCGGAATGCAAACTCAAAGTCGACAAACCATCCGCTGAACCGGACGATTCAGGCGGTGCTTTACAACCTCGTCACAGCCGATCGCTCTTCGCCAAGGGCCATTTGGGCCATCAAGTTGACACGCGAGCTGTGGAAGCGACAAATCTGGACGGACGCGAAACCAGTCGACATCATGAAAGAGGCATGCTTGGCCGATAATGAGAAAGTCATTGTCGGGGCTGTACGATTTTTCCTGGGTGGCGACAAGGAGCGTGAGGAGCTCGAGGACGAAAGCAGcgacgaggagattgacTTGGCCAAAGTGAGACATCAAATCACCATCAataaaaaatcaaaaaagCAGAATCAGGCATACAAAAAGGCAGTCGACAAGGTCAagaggcaagaaaagaagaagacaaagccTCACCCGCTCAACTTTTCCGCTCTGCACCTGCTGCACGATCCTCAGGAGTTTGCCGAACAGTTATTCACAAAGCACCTGCAGGGCACCAAGATCAAGCTCTCACTGGATACAAAGCTGCTCATCTTGCAACTAGTCACCAGATTGGTTGGTCTACACAAGCTTACTATTGTGCCGCTCTACTCGTGGTTCATCAAATACCTTACGCCCAAGCAACAGTCCGTCACTTCCATCCTGGCATCTCTAGCACAAGGTGTGCACAACTTGGTGCCCCCTGATGCTCTGGAGCCCCTGATCCAAAAGATTGCCAACGAGTTCGTCTCAGAAGCGTCGGCCTCAGAAGTTGCCGCGGTTGGTCTGAATGCTATTCGTGAAGTCTGCTCCAGACAATCTCTTGCCATGACGGAAACGCTGCTGCAGGATTTGGTTCAGTACCGcaagagcaaagacaagggTGTCATGATGGCTGCCAAGGGTCTCCTGTCACTGTACCGAGAAGTCGGCGCAGAGATGCTCAAGAGGAGAGACCGCGGAAAGGACGCCACCATGGGCATCAGCCACGGCACAATGAAGCAGCGCAAATtcggagaggaagaagtcgGCGGCATCGAAGGCCTGGATCTCCTTGCTAAATGGAAGGAGGAACAGCGAGAGCGGAAGCTCGCTGAAAAGGGCAATGATGCCGCTGATGACGACAAGGATCCAGATGCAGACGGATTCAACTCGGACGAGTGGGAAGTTGGCTCAGAAGACAGCAGCGACTCTGGGGAATGGATCAACGTCGAGCACTCCTCAGACGAAGACGAACCCGCCCCCAAGAAGCGAAAAGCAGACGGCGAAAATGAcgaacaagacaaagaaaacgcacaagacgccgccgccgagctcgAGCGCATGACCAAACTCGCCACCACCACAATCCTCACCCCCGCCGACCTCGCCAAGCTCCAAGAACTccgcgccgcctcctccgTCCAGAAAGCCATGGGCAGCAAGTTCCGAAAACAGCAGAACAAGAACCAGAACAACCAGGACGGCCACGCCGACGACGGCCTCACCGCCGAGAACATCGAGGCGCCCATCCGCCTCCGCAAGCTGaccaaggaggaaaaggtAGCGCTcgccaaggagggcaagccCGATCGCGAGGAGCACAAGAGCACGACGGCCATTCGCAAGTCGAAGAAGGAGGCCGCGGGGAAGAGCACGAGTAAtaaggagaagcagcgcaagaaGAACTTCTTGATGACGCTGGGTAAGGCGAAGAGTAAGCAGAAGAGGAGTTTGgtggagacgaagaaggtGTTGAGGGGCCATGTGGAGAGGAGTACGAGAGGaggaaggaggaggaacGGTACATAGGTGTAATAGGGGGGGAAATCGTCTGTTTAGTTTGTCATCTATAGGTATACAACGAAGCGTGGTGTTAAGCAGAGTCTTACgcagacaaaagaagaaggaaaatcaGGTGGACACAGTTTAATACGGACATGCACAAAATGCGTATTCAATGTTGTATATTTGCCATAGAATCATTATATGCATAATATGAAGAGAAAACATGCAGCAATGCTGGTATCCAATGAAACCCACCAACCCAATTActgaaagacaaaaagacaaaaaaacatCTACATCAATACATACCCAACATCCCTCTACTGAACGTTGGTGACCATAGGCTTCTCATGATCAATCTTCTCTGCAATCTCCTCATCGTGCGTGTGGCCCTGAATGCCAACCTCAGTCTCGCTAAAGGCATCGACAACATCACGATATGCAGGCACAAAGTTGACGCAAAAGGCGTATGACCAAGCCACgacgaagaaggcgagagGAACGACCATGCTGATGCCATTGCCCTGTCTCTCTGCTGCTACAAAGGTCAAGGGCGGGACACAGGCGCCACCGACAACACCGCCGACAATGAAGCCACTACCACGCTTGGTGTGTCTGCCGAGACCCTTCATTCCAAGAGCGACAATGGTAGGGAAGCATACGGATTCGAAAAAGAGAACAACGTAGAGCATGGCAATACCGGTGTCTCCTTTTTGGGTAGTGGCCGggcagatgaagacgatgcaCAGGCTGataaagaagaggaaaaccCATCGTGGCTTCACGAAGCGCATGATGCCACTTCCGGAGAATCGGCCAATGGCGAAGGCAGCCTGAGCACCGGCGAACAGCTTGGAGCCGAGACTGCTGGAAGTGCCTGGTCGGGTCGCTACAGCATAGTTGATGAAACCACTGGCAATTGCAACTTGAGCACCAGTGTAGCAAAACTGAGCAAGGGCAGCGTGGAAGAGTCTGTATTGCTTCCAGAGTGGTTTGTCGTCTGAGCTGCCGtgagcttcttgggcttggaaTTCCATATCTGGAAGCAAATTTGTCATTAGCTGGCTGTGTCGAGAGCGTCCATTACAGCAAGATACGTACCAGCATTTGTGATCTCGGGAAtattggccaagaagaacaaggttGCCAGGAGAAGGACAAAGACGACAATGGCCAGGTAAACCCATTGTACGTTTTGGAGAGCCTTCTCATCGCTgaaattgaagaagacgTACGAGCCAAGGACGGGGGCAATGACGGTACCGATTCCGTTGAAGGCTTGGGAGATGTTGATTCGGATCTCAGAATACTTTGGTGGGCCGCAAACTAGGGTCATGTTGAGTTAGCAGGGGGCGAAGATTGAGAAGGACAGGTTTTTAAGCATAATTGATTTGACCATCATGGCGGTACGGTACGTACCTGTGATGAAGGGATTGGCGGCAGTTTCGAGGGAgccaaggccattgccgaTGATGAAAATCGCGGCGCAAAAGCCTCCAAACGACTTTGCCTTGATGCAAGGGATGGCGATAGCAGCGCCTACAGCGTAAAGGAAGAGGCCCCAGATGAAGACGGCCCTGAAACCATAGTGACGAAGAATCCAGGCGGCATGGCCGAGCGAAGCCAATGGATACGCGCTGAAGAGACTCAATGTTAGCCAAGTTTTTAAATACGATAAAGCGTGGTGCAATAGAAGACATATGTTTGCGCGATGAGGAAGAGCAACTGACCCAAAGTAAGCGGCCTGGAGACCAGACGAACGCGCTTGGTCGATATGGAGCGTGTTCTGGAAATGCTTGTTCAGCGTATCGAGCAGGCCATAACTGAATCCCCAGAGGAAAAACAGAATGGTGACAAGCGCGATGGGAAAGATTGATTCTCTGAGAGTGAGCTCCGCAGCCCTTGTGCGGCTCTTGTCGTTGGCCTTGAGCGACCGGGGCTTGAAGAATGTTGAGACGCCCATGGTGATTGGCTCCAATCTGGAGGATCCGACCAAGTGAGAGAGGCGGtaaagagagcaaaagacGAAATTGATGCTGGGACACTCTCGATCAAAGCTTTGCTCTCGCGCTGGGAATGCGACCCTTTTGACTCAATTCGGTTGACCCAGCCCCTCACATCGCCAGCCAGGGTTTCCTTTGACTCGTAAAGAGCATTCTGGGATAGATAGTGCATGTACATCGCATTGCAACGCTGCGTTCCCTGGCAAAATGGGGACATGATCATCCGGCCTCAAAGTCCGGGTTGGTACTAGCCTCGCCGCCCTAAAATCTCCCGACGGCAAAATGGCTCCTCCAACGAGCTGCCAGATGCCTCATAGCTGTGGGTTCTTTGGCGTCTTTTTTTAAGTGTGGCGTCTTAAACCCCGACATGTTATGTGGCTGCCATGTTCTTCGCATACGATGGGACAAAGGAGAGACTGTCCGCCTCCTCTGTGGCGTCGGTTCGGCTGTTGGCGAGAATTTCTCCGCGACAAGAACGGTCGAGTCTCCCCCCGAGCTCAGTGCTAGCATGCGTAGGGACGGTAGCGATCTGTACGCGCACAACAGCCGTCCACCCGTCTTTAGCAACTCTGGAGAAAAGACGGGTCTCGGAGGTGGAGGTGTCTGGGATTGCTGGGGTTGAAGGAGGCGGGGAGACCAGGACggctggccattggcctgAAGCGAGCCTGGGGATGCTGGATCTCGAACCAAAGCTGCCCCGAAAGCCTGGTAATTACGCGCTGGAGTGGGCGCAGAGCACGAGGAGCACGAGATGGGCCGATGGCGAGTCGCaatgatgacggcgattGTTGGCCGACGGACATGGGCCCCAGGACTTCCCCGGATATGGCTGAATATCGTCACAGTGACTCGACTACAGAGACTCAGAGGGCCTCGACGTCGTATTGGCTATCATTGCTCGCCGTCTGTAGAGTCTGCGCGCAACACTGCAGCGTCGCCATCTGCTGGCGCTAGAAGCCCTGGAATTTTCCATTGCGAGCAGAGACGAGAGCAGGTTCCCCTCACCGTTCGTGGGGTGTTCAACGCAGCTCATGGGCTGGTAGCATCTGCATTTGCAGTCCCACATCTAACTGTGGCCTCCCCAGTCGGAGCCCATCTCATCTTCGCGGGGATGTCAATTGGCTAAGCATAAGCATATTAGCTGCGTGCGGAGAAGTTGTGTAGCGGCAGCCGTCTTCACACCCATTCCATCCCAGGGCGACATACTTGGAGGGTAGTGGAAGTAGCCGTGCATGGATAGAGGGATGAGATGCTACGGCGCAAGATGTAAATTTCCAATTGCAAGCAAGAAGCGGATTTTGGTGCCTGGAGTGGTAGTATTCAGGCAGTCATCGAGGCACTTGACTTTGATGTTTCTACCCCATATCGAACACCAGGCCCATCACGTGCAGCAGCCAATCTCTCAACTTCAATGTCTGAGAAGTACCCATGTACTGCATCCTGCTAATACTAACAAACGGCTGTTGGTTCTAGTGAAAGACCCCGGCTATTTAGCTTACAAGTGGCTGACTCGTTTTCCATCGATCTTTGAAAGCTCCCGTCGGCTTCTTTATCTTCTTCAGATCTCCAGCCCTTTCAGCCCCAGAAACAAGGCGCCCCGGATTACGTTGCTGAAACTAGCATCAGCCGGCTGGCTAAATTAGCGAAGCTCTATGTGTTACTACCACGCTATGCACACAACCAAAGAGAGGCTGGCTACATGTAATCATCAACTTGACCACGTTTTGGGGTCAACTATTGCATCGTCAGCCGCAATGCCGCTTTTCAAGGATGGGTTACTTTGACTGTAGCTGAGCGACGCAAGGGTAGTACGAAACACTAAGTAGCTTGAGATTGCTTGATTTGATCTCGTGGCACATCTGGAGGCTCTGCCTCATTCTCCCGTCGGCTATCAGAAGCCGAGACTCTCAGCTTGACAGCGAATACCACTGCTTGTAAGCCATAGAGCTAGTTGATGTATGGTTTTATCAGACGGCCTTGGTAGATCGTATTTCGGTGCTCTAATATTCTCCATGTCACTTCAATAATTTATTAGGCCAACTATGTTGGATCATACTTTCTGTTCGCCGCATCGTATATTCGAGGCTATCTTAGCAGGGCGACTAACACGAGAGCAATAATAATCTCGTCGGCTAAATGGATTCTGTCtagccttcttctcgtgCCACTTCGCAACTGTTTTATGATTCTATTATTgccgattttttttttttttttaaatagcttaaatcAAGCGACGCTGATATGGATTATAAGTCATTGTTGTCGACTCTGCTCTGATACAAGGGCTAGACTATTTGCGTGTTTTTCAGCGCTTATGAGTTGGGTTCCAGCAGAGAGCCGCAATACAGGACATTTTGAATGACATGAAGGAACTACAAAATCTCTTACCGTCTACCAAATATCAGGCAGTAAGCCATTGGATTTACAATGAGTTGTTCTTTGAGGAAATGGAAGTTGGGAAATTTGGCTCTCACACTGATGATCTATATACATACCAACAGCGATGAAGAATAAGCTGTTGCTTAGCGATATTGAATAGCCTAAACCATACAGGGATTTGGGCTTTTTGGTATGATGAGTAAAGTTTAAAAGTAGGGGGGACATGCAAATCGCTGTTCATGAGATGAAACTTGAAATTAGCATACATAACTGTCCCTCGATTTAAAGTCATTTCGACGGCTTCCCAAGTTATACATGCCATATAATCGCATCTGCTTCGGTGAAACGTCTTCAATACACACCAATTTATGAGTAGCTGCTTGATTTACAACATACTCGTTACAAGTGTATTTCCTCAAAATAGagaaatttaatataaaatatctATATCAAAGCATCCAATCCAAACAATGACCCACCTCGGTGAGTTGACATGCGCCATGGTGGGGCCGTTAGTCGCGGGGCTCACCGAAGCCAAGTCGGCGCTtcaatttatttttttttcttgccgcGACAGAATCTCGACAACATCAAGAGCTTGTTCCGCAGCCTTGCCAAAATGTCCAGAAACACGGTGCAGCCCAATGGATGGGTTGCAATTAGATTGCCAAGCGAAGTGACGCGAGTTCTTCAGGTGGTTCCCCATACGtgagcctctctctcttctgatttttctttctttcctgaCGGCCTTCCAACTGACTGGATCTCTAGAACAATTTCTCTAGGCAAATACGGCTCATTCCCGAGTAATCTTCTAATTGAACGACCGTTCCACCTCACGTATGAAATCCAAGATAAGCTTGACGGCGAAAGCTTTCCTCGACTCCGAGTCGTTCCCGGCACAGAGCTCAATGCCGATAAGCTCGCCGACGTGAGCGCCACCGAGTCCGCCGATGCAGACGAGGTTATCGAGCCGGCGAATGGGGAGGAGCTCACGCTCGTTGATGAGAGCGGCAAGGTCGTCGCGCGATCTACCCGCGAGGTGATTGACGAATCTGCACGCCAAACGCTCACAATGGCAGAGATCGaccagctgaagaaggagggtGCGGCGGCGGGCAAGGAGCTCATCGCCAAACTCATGCTGTCCCACACGGCAATTGACCAAAAGACGGCATATTCGCTGGCCAAGTATAAGCTGCttaaagagaagaagtacATGCGACGGTTTACTGTCCTTCCTCTTGATGTGGCCATGCTTGGACACTGGATGCTGTTCGAGAGAGACGGAAGCAAGGTCATGGAGATGCGACAAGAAATGATTGGCTTGCTAGGATGTTGGGCCGATGTTCACTTTGGCGGGTTGCCGATTGACGGGGAGCAAGGTCCCCACGGCGGACGATGGCTGGCTGTTGATGACACAGGCGGCCTGCTGgttgcagccatggccgagagGATGGGAATACTGCACGCTGAGCCGTTGGAAGGAGAGCAGGCAACCAAAGAGGCagtcgaagatgaagagaaccCAAAGACACAGCCTGCCGGCGATGAAGCAGAtgcggcggtggcggacCCATCAGCGTCTCCCAAGGCCCAGCGAAGCAGGCCCAAGCGACCGCGAAAAGACGATCTGGATAACCACTATGCTCTCACAAACAGCATCACCCTTATTCACGCCAACTCACAACCCaacctctctctcctccgccACTTTGACTATGAACACAGCGATCCCAACCCCCCATATCCGTATCACCCGCTCTTCACCAACTTGCTACCCATATCCtggctccagctgctggaccCAGAATCCGACCCTACCTACTCCGAGCCCGTACCCGAAGTAGACTCCGACGTCCTCTCTTCCTGGAAGACGAACCGCCGCGCAAACTACCACCGCAAGCGACGGCGATGGGCTCGCACTCGCCAAATCGTCGACGCCACCCTCGCAGGCGGCTTCTCCGGTCTCGCCATAGCAAGCACCATGGATCCCATCTCAGTGCTGCGCCATGCGCTCCCTCTGCTCGCAGGCGGTGCCCCCGTCGCCATCTACTCACCGACTATTGAACCCCTGACGCAACTGGCGGATTGTTTCAGCATTGGCCGACGGGGCGCCTGGGTTTCCAATCCTCCGGCCGAGGCGGAGGGCAAGGCGGCCGTGGAGCTGGAGAATTGGCCGGGCACCGCCGAATTCCCCATCAACCCGGCGCTGCTGATCGGAGCGCAGGTGCAGACGAGCCGGGCGAGGAGATGGCAAGTCTTGCCCGGCCGGACACATCCGTTCATGACGGAGAAGGGCGGGGCGAGCGGTTACGTGTTTACGGGCTGGAGGGCGATTCCGGCGGAGGGTAATATTACGGCCAGAGGCAAATTCAATAATAGgaagaaggcaaagacgGGATAATTGCGATAGTCAAGTGCGGTGGGAAATAGAATGAGTTGAATTTGACGACGGGGTGTACATGAGAGTCTGTCAAGTATGAATAGAAATTTCGAATATCCTTTGCGTGCATGCAAATTCGGCTCCCTTTTCATAACGGGATTCCCAGCTAGGCATGCTCAATGCTGGTTTATGTTGCAGTAAAATAAGAATAGTATTCCCCGATCTAGATGTCTCCAAGTACGAAAATCCCACTTCTCTACAACGACTTGCCCATAAACTTTCTCTTCGTGAAGCTCAACCACCACTTGCTCGGCTTGgtctcgtcttcctcgtacACTCTAGCCAGTAACCGGGTGGCAAGCTCCTGGCGGACCTGCGCCATGTACAGCTTGAGCTGCTCCGCGTCCTGTCTGTCCCGAGGAGGCTCGTACATCTAGAGTTTGTTTCAACATTAGTCTCCTTTTTCCAATCCTACAACCgtatgagaaaaaaataaaagagagaaaaggcgaaCCTGGTTCAGAGGGAATGCTGGGTCTCCGGGAATGGCAAAGTTGAGATCCAGAGCCAGGTTGTTGACCTCCTTGGCGGCATCGCGGGCAATGGCATTGGGCTTGATCTTGGTCAGGCAGTCGCTCACGAACCAGATTCCGTAGACGAGCAGGCGGTCGGCGGGG from Trichoderma atroviride chromosome 3, complete sequence encodes the following:
- a CDS encoding uncharacterized protein (BUSCO:EOG092D10UA): MVKRKVAALEKIDADFASLQYKIRRDPKSYKDDFMKQWGQYEAQREIFFMSPTTVAADSVESFHNMIDLIAHVADCYPEETRTFPDDLKTIVSENHETLHPELREKVVGSLVLLRRKEVIDSAALLTTLFPILVSSRSKSMRAMLFQKILNDLRNANSKSTNHPLNRTIQAVLYNLVTADRSSPRAIWAIKLTRELWKRQIWTDAKPVDIMKEACLADNEKVIVGAVRFFLGGDKEREELEDESSDEEIDLAKVRHQITINKKSKKQNQAYKKAVDKVKRQEKKKTKPHPLNFSALHLLHDPQEFAEQLFTKHLQGTKIKLSLDTKLLILQLVTRLVGLHKLTIVPLYSWFIKYLTPKQQSVTSILASLAQGVHNLVPPDALEPLIQKIANEFVSEASASEVAAVGLNAIREVCSRQSLAMTETLLQDLVQYRKSKDKGVMMAAKGLLSLYREVGAEMLKRRDRGKDATMGISHGTMKQRKFGEEEVGGIEGLDLLAKWKEEQRERKLAEKGNDAADDDKDPDADGFNSDEWEVGSEDSSDSGEWINVEHSSDEDEPAPKKRKADGENDEQDKENAQDAAAELERMTKLATTTILTPADLAKLQELRAASSVQKAMGSKFRKQQNKNQNNQDGHADDGLTAENIEAPIRLRKLTKEEKVALAKEGKPDREEHKSTTAIRKSKKEAAGKSTSNKEKQRKKNFLMTLGKAKSKQKRSLVETKKVLRGHVERSTRGGRRRNGT
- a CDS encoding uncharacterized protein (TransMembrane:11 (o31-51i72-91o97-116i167-185o197-217i249-273o285-303i315-333o339-362i374-394o400-423i)): MGVSTFFKPRSLKANDKSRTRAAELTLRESIFPIALVTILFFLWGFSYGLLDTLNKHFQNTLHIDQARSSGLQAAYFGAYPLASLGHAAWILRHYGFRAVFIWGLFLYAVGAAIAIPCIKAKSFGGFCAAIFIIGNGLGSLETAANPFITVCGPPKYSEIRINISQAFNGIGTVIAPVLGSYVFFNFSDEKALQNVQWVYLAIVVFVLLLATLFFLANIPEITNADMEFQAQEAHGSSDDKPLWKQYRLFHAALAQFCYTGAQVAIASGFINYAVATRPGTSSSLGSKLFAGAQAAFAIGRFSGSGIMRFVKPRWVFLFFISLCIVFICPATTQKGDTGIAMLYVVLFFESVCFPTIVALGMKGLGRHTKRGSGFIVGGVVGGACVPPLTFVAAERQGNGISMVVPLAFFVVAWSYAFCVNFVPAYRDVVDAFSETEVGIQGHTHDEEIAEKIDHEKPMVTNVQ
- a CDS encoding uncharacterized protein (TransMembrane:1 (i179-199o)~BUSCO:EOG092D1RUY) gives rise to the protein MSRNTVQPNGWVAIRLPSEVTRVLQVVPHTTISLGKYGSFPSNLLIERPFHLTYEIQDKLDGESFPRLRVVPGTELNADKLADVSATESADADEVIEPANGEELTLVDESGKVVARSTREVIDESARQTLTMAEIDQLKKEGAAAGKELIAKLMLSHTAIDQKTAYSLAKYKLLKEKKYMRRFTVLPLDVAMLGHWMLFERDGSKVMEMRQEMIGLLGCWADVHFGGLPIDGEQGPHGGRWLAVDDTGGLLVAAMAERMGILHAEPLEGEQATKEAVEDEENPKTQPAGDEADAAVADPSASPKAQRSRPKRPRKDDLDNHYALTNSITLIHANSQPNLSLLRHFDYEHSDPNPPYPYHPLFTNLLPISWLQLLDPESDPTYSEPVPEVDSDVLSSWKTNRRANYHRKRRRWARTRQIVDATLAGGFSGLAIASTMDPISVLRHALPLLAGGAPVAIYSPTIEPLTQLADCFSIGRRGAWVSNPPAEAEGKAAVELENWPGTAEFPINPALLIGAQVQTSRARRWQVLPGRTHPFMTEKGGASGYVFTGWRAIPAEGNITARGKFNNRKKAKTG
- a CDS encoding uncharacterized protein (BUSCO:EOG092D43HN), yielding MPAYNSDFNSDPNPPRLIGNFPLLPLRTKTRGPAYVLPFPSPPLPAYESPEIESESYDILDEVLRLFRANTFFRNFEIKGPADRLLVYGIWFVSDCLTKIKPNAIARDAAKEVNNLALDLNFAIPGDPAFPLNQMYEPPRDRQDAEQLKLYMAQVRQELATRLLARVYEEDETKPSKWWLSFTKRKFMGKSL